In one Bradyrhizobium sp. 4 genomic region, the following are encoded:
- a CDS encoding ABC transporter ATP-binding protein: MTENDKASSWPTVADRSLSAAIAVDHLVKVYKQTRAVDDISFSLPRGSITGLLGGNGAGKTTTIATIMGLVLPTSGRVQVLGHRMPEDSASVLGRMNFESPYVDMPMRLTVRQNLTVFGKLYAVKNLSDRIAELACDLDLTEFIDRANGKLSAGQKTRVALAKALINQPELLLLDEPTASLDPDTADWVRGHLERYRKANNATILLASHNMLEVERLCDRVIIMKRGRIEDDDTPEAIMARYNRTTLEEVFLDVARGRVNGAQEAVR; this comes from the coding sequence ATGACTGAGAATGACAAGGCTTCAAGCTGGCCGACTGTCGCGGATCGCAGCCTCTCCGCGGCAATCGCGGTCGATCACCTCGTCAAGGTGTACAAGCAGACCCGCGCTGTCGACGACATCTCCTTTTCGCTTCCGCGTGGCAGCATCACCGGGCTGCTTGGCGGCAACGGCGCCGGCAAGACCACGACAATCGCGACGATCATGGGCCTGGTGCTACCGACCTCGGGCCGCGTGCAGGTGCTCGGGCATCGAATGCCGGAGGACAGCGCCTCCGTGCTGGGGCGGATGAATTTCGAGAGCCCCTATGTCGACATGCCCATGCGGCTCACGGTGCGTCAGAACCTCACCGTGTTCGGCAAGCTCTATGCGGTGAAGAACCTCTCCGACCGCATTGCTGAGCTGGCCTGCGACCTCGATCTCACCGAGTTCATCGACCGCGCCAACGGCAAGCTCTCCGCAGGACAAAAGACGCGCGTTGCGCTTGCCAAGGCGCTGATCAACCAGCCCGAGCTTCTGTTGCTGGACGAACCGACCGCCTCGCTCGATCCCGACACCGCCGACTGGGTCCGGGGTCATCTGGAGCGTTATCGCAAGGCGAACAACGCCACCATCCTGCTGGCCTCGCACAACATGCTCGAGGTCGAGCGGCTCTGCGACCGCGTCATCATCATGAAGCGCGGCCGGATCGAGGACGACGATACGCCCGAAGCCATCATGGCACGCTACAACCGCACCACGCTGGAAGAGGTGTTTCTGGACGTCGCGCGCGGCCGGGTGAACGGTGCGCAGGAGGCGGTGCGATGA
- a CDS encoding ActS/PrrB/RegB family redox-sensitive histidine kinase, which translates to MTELAASDFRPVQRHIRLDTILRLRWLAVLGQLAAIFIVAQGLEFNVEIVPCVSIIALSAALNLGLQTVSNPLQRLEPMQAAGLLALNIVELAGLLFFTGGLQNPFSFLFLAPVLISATALPARFTFGLGVLAVACASVLFFFHLPLPWDSDDPLVLPPIYLVGVWLSIALAIGVTSLYSFQVTEEARKLADALAATELVLTREQHLTQLDGLAAAAAHELGTPLATIFLISRELEKTVKEPNFAADLKTLREQTQRCRDILSKITQLSSTGAPFDRMKLSELIEEVVAPHRDFGVDIKVRIAVAIVAEPVGSRNPAILYGVGNIVENAVDFARTTVEVNAWWNKDTIELVISDDGPGIPPDILNRIGEPYLSRRRSQDEGGGLGLGVFIARTLLERTGAKVSFTNRTFPDHGAVVQITWPRERFEAIETFEETIG; encoded by the coding sequence ATGACCGAACTTGCCGCTTCCGACTTTCGCCCCGTGCAGCGGCATATCCGCCTGGATACCATCCTGCGCCTGCGCTGGCTCGCGGTGCTGGGCCAGCTCGCCGCGATCTTCATCGTGGCGCAGGGGCTGGAATTCAACGTCGAGATCGTCCCCTGCGTCAGCATCATCGCGCTGTCGGCAGCGCTCAATCTGGGGCTCCAGACCGTGTCCAATCCGCTGCAGCGGCTGGAGCCGATGCAGGCGGCCGGACTGCTCGCGCTCAATATCGTGGAGCTGGCGGGTCTCCTGTTCTTCACCGGTGGACTCCAGAACCCGTTCTCGTTCCTGTTCCTCGCGCCCGTGCTGATCTCGGCGACCGCGCTGCCGGCCCGCTTCACCTTCGGCCTCGGCGTGCTGGCTGTCGCCTGCGCCTCGGTGCTGTTCTTTTTCCATCTGCCGCTGCCCTGGGATTCCGACGATCCGCTGGTGCTGCCGCCGATCTATCTCGTCGGCGTCTGGCTCTCGATCGCGCTCGCGATCGGGGTCACCAGCCTCTACTCGTTCCAGGTCACCGAAGAGGCGCGCAAGCTCGCCGACGCGCTGGCCGCGACCGAGCTGGTGCTGACGCGCGAGCAGCATCTGACCCAGCTCGACGGCCTGGCCGCGGCCGCAGCGCACGAACTCGGCACGCCGCTCGCGACGATCTTCCTGATCTCGCGCGAGCTGGAGAAGACGGTGAAGGAGCCGAACTTTGCCGCTGACCTGAAGACCCTGCGCGAGCAGACGCAGCGTTGCCGCGACATATTGAGCAAGATCACCCAGCTCTCCTCCACCGGGGCGCCGTTCGACCGCATGAAGCTCTCGGAGCTGATCGAGGAGGTGGTGGCGCCGCACCGCGATTTCGGCGTGGATATCAAGGTGCGCATCGCCGTCGCCATCGTGGCCGAGCCGGTCGGCTCGCGCAATCCGGCGATCCTCTACGGGGTCGGCAACATCGTCGAGAACGCGGTCGATTTCGCCCGCACCACCGTCGAGGTGAATGCGTGGTGGAACAAGGACACGATCGAGCTCGTGATTTCCGACGATGGTCCCGGTATTCCGCCTGACATCCTGAACCGGATCGGCGAGCCCTATTTGTCGCGGCGGCGCAGCCAGGACGAAGGCGGCGGCCTCGGGCTCGGCGTGTTCATCGCGCGCACCTTGCTGGAGCGCACCGGCGCCAAGGTCTCGTTCACCAACCGGACCTTTCCTGACCATGGCGCAGTGGTCCAGATCACGTGGCCGAGAGAGCGTTTTGAGGCTATCGAGACCTTCGAAGAAACAATAGGATAG
- a CDS encoding ActR/PrrA/RegA family redox response regulator transcription factor, with product MNAIAELNEQTDRSLLIVEDDKPFLERLSRAMETRGFAVTSCDTVSDGLAQIGKAAPAFAVVDLRLGDGNGLDVVSALKKKRPDARAIVLTGYGNIATAVTAVKMGAVDYLSKPADADDVVAALLSTGSDKSELPANPMSADRVRWEHIQRIYEMCNRNVSETARRLNMHRRTLQRILAKRAPR from the coding sequence TTGAACGCCATCGCCGAACTGAACGAACAGACCGACCGCTCGCTCCTGATCGTGGAGGACGACAAGCCGTTTCTGGAGCGGCTGTCGCGCGCCATGGAAACGCGCGGTTTTGCGGTGACGTCATGCGACACCGTCTCGGACGGTCTGGCGCAGATCGGCAAGGCGGCGCCGGCATTCGCCGTGGTCGATCTCCGGCTCGGTGACGGCAACGGTCTCGACGTGGTCTCGGCGCTAAAGAAGAAGCGCCCCGACGCCCGCGCGATCGTGCTGACCGGCTATGGCAACATCGCCACCGCCGTCACCGCGGTGAAGATGGGTGCGGTCGATTATCTCTCGAAGCCCGCGGACGCCGACGACGTCGTCGCGGCGCTGCTGTCGACCGGCTCGGACAAGTCCGAATTGCCGGCGAACCCGATGTCGGCCGACCGCGTGCGCTGGGAACACATCCAGCGCATCTACGAGATGTGCAACCGCAACGTCTCGGAGACGGCGCGCAGGCTCAACATGCACCGGCGTACGTTGCAGCGGATTCTGGCCAAGCGCGCGCCGCGGTAA
- a CDS encoding MmcB family DNA repair protein, protein MDNTARIAIVPPPDRRQSETALAIARGTARLLRSLGFTCISELPLPSGRRADLVALNERGEIWIVEIKSSVEDLRADQKWHEYRAHCDRLFFAFTQDLPCEIFPQDTGLIIADAYGAHLQCEAPEHKLAAATRKQMTVRFAMAAALRINRLVDPQGHAEFWE, encoded by the coding sequence ATGGACAACACCGCCCGCATTGCCATCGTGCCGCCACCGGACCGCCGTCAATCAGAGACGGCGCTGGCGATCGCGCGCGGCACGGCGCGGTTGTTGCGCTCGCTCGGCTTCACCTGCATCAGCGAATTGCCGCTGCCCTCGGGGCGGCGCGCCGATCTCGTCGCGCTGAACGAGCGTGGCGAGATCTGGATCGTCGAGATCAAATCCTCGGTGGAGGATTTGCGCGCCGATCAGAAATGGCACGAATACCGGGCGCATTGCGACCGGCTGTTCTTCGCCTTCACGCAGGACCTGCCTTGCGAGATCTTTCCGCAAGATACCGGCCTGATCATCGCGGACGCCTATGGCGCGCACCTGCAGTGTGAAGCGCCCGAACACAAGCTCGCTGCGGCCACGCGCAAGCAGATGACGGTGCGGTTCGCGATGGCGGCGGCATTGCGGATCAACCGGCTGGTCGATCCGCAGGGGCATGCGGAGTTTTGGGAGTAG
- a CDS encoding alpha-amylase family protein — protein MIDDLWYKNAIIYCLSVGTYMDANGDGIGDFKGLLRRLDYLHGLGITTIWLMPFQTSPGRDDGYDVADYYSVDARYGTLGDFVEFTHGCKQRGIRVIIDLVVNHTSDQHPWFKAARSDRNSPYRDWYVWSDKKPANANQGMVFPGVQKSTWTRDKEAGAWYFHRFYDFQPDLNTSNPHVQAEILKIMGFWIQLGVSGFRMDAVPFVISTKGAKVKKPAEQYDMLRTFREFLQWRQGDAIILAEANVLPKTDMEYFGRDADRMHMMFNFQVNQHLFYALASSDSRPLGKALKATKPRPASAQWGLFLRNHDELDLGRLTKAQRDTVFKSFGPDKDMQLYDRGIRRRLAPMLGGDRRRLELAYSLMCTLPGTPVIRYGDEIAMGDDLSLLERNCARTPMQWSTEPHGGFTTSDKPALPVIDEGPYGYPHVNVAKQRRDPNSMLNWTERIVRMRKEVPEIGWGDFSIIATRDPAVFIMRYDWRNNSVLFVHNLDEKPREIAFSAGLPGEAGEHLINLLAEDHSHADKRGQHRVVLEPYGYRWYRVGGLDYLLKRSDIDKTVRGNKHPG, from the coding sequence ATGATCGACGATCTCTGGTACAAGAACGCCATCATCTATTGCCTGTCCGTCGGCACCTATATGGACGCCAACGGCGACGGCATCGGCGATTTCAAGGGCCTGTTGCGCCGGCTCGATTATCTGCACGGCCTCGGCATCACCACGATCTGGCTGATGCCGTTCCAGACCTCGCCCGGCCGCGACGACGGCTACGATGTCGCGGATTATTACAGTGTCGATGCCCGCTACGGCACGCTCGGCGATTTCGTCGAGTTCACCCATGGCTGCAAGCAGCGCGGCATTCGCGTCATCATCGATCTCGTCGTGAACCACACCTCCGACCAGCATCCCTGGTTCAAGGCGGCGCGGAGCGACAGGAATTCGCCCTACCGCGACTGGTATGTCTGGTCCGACAAGAAGCCGGCCAACGCCAATCAGGGCATGGTGTTTCCCGGCGTTCAGAAATCGACCTGGACGCGCGACAAGGAAGCCGGCGCCTGGTACTTCCACCGCTTCTACGATTTCCAGCCCGATCTCAACACCTCGAACCCGCACGTGCAGGCCGAGATTTTGAAGATCATGGGCTTCTGGATCCAACTCGGCGTCTCAGGCTTCCGCATGGATGCCGTGCCTTTCGTCATCTCGACCAAAGGCGCCAAGGTGAAAAAGCCGGCCGAGCAGTACGACATGCTGCGGACGTTTCGTGAATTCCTGCAATGGCGGCAGGGCGATGCGATCATCCTCGCCGAGGCCAACGTGCTGCCAAAGACGGACATGGAATATTTCGGCCGCGATGCCGACCGCATGCATATGATGTTCAATTTCCAGGTCAACCAGCATTTGTTCTATGCGCTGGCTTCGTCCGATTCCCGGCCGCTGGGGAAAGCGCTGAAGGCGACCAAGCCGCGGCCGGCCTCGGCGCAATGGGGCCTGTTTCTGCGCAATCACGACGAGCTCGATCTCGGGCGATTGACCAAGGCGCAGCGCGACACCGTGTTCAAAAGCTTCGGTCCTGACAAGGACATGCAGCTCTACGACCGCGGCATTCGCCGTCGGCTGGCACCGATGCTGGGCGGCGACCGCCGGCGGCTCGAGCTCGCCTACAGCCTGATGTGCACACTGCCGGGAACGCCGGTCATCCGCTATGGCGACGAGATCGCGATGGGCGATGATCTTTCGCTGCTGGAACGCAATTGCGCGCGCACGCCGATGCAATGGTCGACGGAGCCGCATGGCGGCTTCACCACCAGCGACAAGCCGGCCTTGCCCGTCATCGACGAAGGACCGTACGGCTATCCGCACGTCAACGTCGCCAAGCAGCGCCGCGATCCCAACTCGATGCTGAACTGGACCGAGCGCATCGTCCGCATGCGCAAGGAGGTGCCGGAGATCGGCTGGGGCGATTTTTCGATCATCGCGACGCGCGATCCCGCCGTGTTCATCATGCGCTACGACTGGCGCAACAATTCCGTGCTGTTCGTGCACAATCTCGACGAGAAGCCGCGCGAGATCGCGTTCTCGGCGGGGCTGCCGGGCGAGGCCGGCGAGCACCTGATCAATCTGCTCGCGGAGGACCACAGCCACGCCGACAAGCGCGGCCAGCACCGCGTCGTGCTGGAGCCTTACGGTTATCGCTGGTACCGCGTCGGCGGATTGGACTATCTGTTGAAGCGGAGCGATATCGACAAGACGGTGCGGGGCAACAAGCATCCGGGGTAG
- a CDS encoding alpha-amylase family glycosyl hydrolase, whose protein sequence is MAQGGSNWWRDGIFYQVYPRSFQDSNGDGVGDLAGILQRLPYVKSLGVDAIWLSPIFPSPMADFGYDISDYTGIEPLFGTMADFDALLAAAHDNGLKLILDLVPNHTSDQHPWFVESRSSRDNPKRDWYIWRDPGDGGGVPNNWLSEFGGSAWEFDETTGQYYYHAFLAQQPDLNWRNPDVRAAIYDVMRFWLEKGVDGFRVDVIWHLIKDAEFRDNPQNPHYVEGRPPNETILTQYSTDQPEVHDVIAEMRRVTDAYDARVLIGEIYLPLHRLMAYYGNDLTGAQMPFNFALLQTFWSARSIEKIVEDYEKALPKGAWPNWVLGNHDRPRVASRVGPEQARVAAMLLLTLRGTPTLYYGDEIGMHQLAIAPEDVRDPFEKNVPGIGVGRDGCRTPMQWDSSNFAGFSDVRPWLPLPEDRILNNVVDVEADSRSILTLYKRLIALRKGCPPLVAGDYHPIAAQGDLLVYRREAEGRAVIVVLNLGPEPIVVTTSAIRFGSEILLSTFLDREGERIEGVLDLRGNEGVVVTPPS, encoded by the coding sequence ATGGCTCAGGGCGGCAGCAATTGGTGGCGCGACGGCATCTTCTATCAGGTCTACCCGCGCTCCTTTCAGGATTCAAACGGCGACGGGGTCGGCGATCTCGCCGGCATTTTGCAGCGGCTGCCTTATGTGAAATCGCTCGGCGTCGACGCGATCTGGCTGTCGCCAATCTTCCCCTCGCCAATGGCCGATTTCGGCTACGACATCTCCGACTACACCGGCATCGAGCCGCTGTTCGGCACGATGGCGGATTTCGATGCGCTTCTTGCCGCCGCGCATGACAACGGCCTCAAGCTGATCCTCGACCTCGTGCCGAACCACACCTCGGACCAGCACCCCTGGTTCGTCGAGAGCCGCTCCTCGCGCGACAATCCGAAACGCGATTGGTACATCTGGCGCGATCCGGGCGATGGTGGCGGCGTGCCGAACAATTGGCTGTCCGAGTTCGGCGGCAGCGCGTGGGAGTTCGACGAGACGACCGGTCAATACTACTATCACGCCTTCCTCGCCCAGCAGCCGGACCTCAACTGGCGCAATCCCGATGTCCGCGCGGCGATCTATGACGTGATGCGGTTCTGGCTGGAGAAGGGCGTCGATGGCTTTCGCGTCGACGTGATCTGGCACCTGATCAAGGACGCCGAGTTCCGCGACAACCCGCAAAATCCGCATTATGTCGAGGGCCGGCCGCCCAACGAAACGATCCTCACGCAATATTCCACCGACCAGCCGGAGGTGCACGACGTTATCGCCGAGATGCGCCGCGTCACGGATGCTTATGATGCCCGCGTCCTGATCGGCGAGATCTATCTGCCGCTGCATCGCCTGATGGCCTATTACGGCAACGATCTCACCGGCGCGCAGATGCCGTTCAATTTCGCGCTGCTCCAGACCTTCTGGAGCGCGCGCTCGATCGAGAAGATCGTCGAGGATTACGAGAAGGCGCTGCCGAAGGGCGCCTGGCCGAATTGGGTGCTCGGCAATCACGATCGCCCGCGCGTCGCAAGCCGCGTCGGGCCGGAGCAGGCCCGCGTCGCCGCCATGCTGCTGCTGACGCTGCGCGGCACGCCGACGCTCTATTACGGCGACGAGATCGGCATGCATCAGCTCGCGATCGCGCCTGAGGATGTGCGGGACCCCTTCGAGAAGAACGTGCCCGGCATCGGTGTCGGCCGCGACGGCTGTCGCACGCCGATGCAGTGGGATTCGTCCAACTTCGCCGGTTTCTCGGACGTCAGGCCATGGCTGCCGCTGCCGGAGGATCGCATCCTCAACAACGTCGTCGATGTCGAAGCCGATTCACGTTCGATCCTGACGCTCTACAAGCGCCTGATCGCGTTGCGCAAGGGCTGTCCGCCGCTGGTCGCGGGCGACTATCATCCGATCGCGGCGCAAGGCGATCTCCTGGTCTATCGCCGCGAGGCCGAGGGCAGGGCGGTGATCGTGGTGCTCAATCTCGGCCCTGAGCCGATCGTGGTCACTACCAGCGCGATCAGATTTGGCAGCGAGATTCTGCTGTCGACATTTCTGGATCGCGAGGGGGAGCGGATCGAAGGCGTGCTGGATTTGCGTGGCAACGAGGGGGTGGTGGTTACTCCGCCATCTTAG
- a CDS encoding MBL fold metallo-hydrolase — translation MTEQNETQAQAGAKAGAIIVPVTLFEQNCTIIWDEPSKKAVVIDPGGDVPKILDAIKQTGVTVEKIWLTHGHIDHVGGAAELRDALKVPIEGPHVADKFLLDNVVESGARFGMSGVRNFEPDRWLDEGDSVAIGDLQFEIYHCPGHSPGSVVFFNKDLRFAHVGDVLFAGSVGRTDLPGGSHATLIESIKTKLLPLGDDVGFICGHGAGSSIGQERMTNPFITGEM, via the coding sequence ATGACAGAGCAAAACGAGACACAAGCCCAGGCAGGCGCGAAGGCGGGCGCGATCATCGTCCCCGTGACGCTGTTCGAGCAGAATTGCACCATCATCTGGGACGAGCCTTCCAAGAAGGCCGTGGTGATCGATCCCGGCGGCGACGTGCCGAAGATCCTGGACGCCATCAAGCAGACCGGCGTCACCGTGGAGAAGATCTGGCTCACTCACGGCCATATCGACCATGTCGGCGGCGCGGCTGAACTGCGCGACGCGCTGAAGGTGCCGATTGAGGGCCCGCACGTCGCGGACAAATTCCTGCTCGACAACGTGGTCGAGAGCGGCGCGCGCTTCGGCATGAGCGGGGTGCGCAATTTCGAGCCGGACCGCTGGCTCGACGAAGGCGACAGCGTGGCGATCGGCGATCTCCAGTTCGAGATCTATCATTGCCCCGGCCACTCGCCCGGCAGCGTGGTGTTCTTCAACAAGGACTTGCGCTTCGCCCATGTCGGCGACGTCCTGTTCGCTGGCTCGGTCGGACGCACCGATCTGCCCGGCGGCAGTCATGCGACCCTGATCGAGTCGATCAAGACCAAGCTGCTTCCGCTCGGCGACGATGTCGGCTTCATCTGCGGCCACGGCGCCGGCTCGAGCATCGGCCAGGAGCGGATGACCAACCCGTTCATCACCGGCGAGATGTGA
- a CDS encoding helix-turn-helix domain-containing protein has protein sequence MARERTKTVPARNCPVAAFQKMISGKYKLRIVWDLKDGPRRYGEIRSGLLRGTEGSAEITPRVLSRELKALTASGLIDRKDFGEVPPKVEYRLTRKGKSFVPVVAAIRDWGDRNLSQPAAFADAAE, from the coding sequence ATGGCCAGGGAAAGGACAAAGACTGTCCCCGCGCGCAACTGTCCGGTCGCGGCCTTTCAGAAGATGATCAGCGGCAAGTACAAGCTGCGCATCGTCTGGGACCTCAAGGACGGCCCGCGCCGCTATGGTGAAATCCGCAGCGGCCTGTTGCGCGGCACGGAAGGCAGCGCCGAGATCACCCCGCGCGTGCTGAGCCGCGAGTTGAAGGCGCTGACGGCGAGCGGCCTGATCGATCGCAAGGATTTCGGCGAGGTGCCGCCGAAGGTCGAGTATCGCCTCACCCGCAAGGGCAAGAGCTTTGTGCCCGTCGTGGCCGCCATCCGCGACTGGGGCGACCGCAACTTGAGCCAGCCCGCAGCGTTTGCAGACGCCGCGGAATAG
- a CDS encoding PHB depolymerase family esterase codes for MSLTRNVDLLRRLPKLDGLRFAEFGRSADASSPLQEVTGFGDNPGNLRLFAFVPPQLQKPRALVVVLHGCGQTAASYDLGAGWSTLAEHYGFALLMPEQQRVNNSNTCFNWFNPEDTARDSGEACSIREMIAHMTETHRIDPRRIFITGLSAGGGMTSVMLATYPEVFAAGAVIAGLPYGIATNLREALDGMFHSPERPARELGDLVRRASDHRGPWPRISVWHGSADRTVNPGNANEIVKQWLDLHDLPEAPMAETDIDGYPRQAWWNKDGETLVESYAITDMAHGTPLGLADNDQRYGVEGAFLIEAGISSSYHIAKFFGLTGWIPDAAKKAEPTPARSSAPHLARSIRAAVAEEPAEPKREEARGFDLGQIITRALTAAGLMK; via the coding sequence GTGTCGTTAACCAGAAATGTCGATCTCTTGAGACGTCTGCCAAAGCTGGACGGATTGCGCTTCGCCGAGTTTGGCAGGAGCGCCGATGCGTCCAGTCCATTGCAAGAGGTTACGGGCTTCGGCGACAATCCCGGCAATCTGCGCCTGTTCGCGTTCGTGCCGCCGCAACTGCAGAAGCCGCGCGCGCTCGTCGTCGTGCTGCACGGCTGCGGCCAGACGGCGGCAAGCTACGACCTCGGTGCCGGATGGTCGACGCTCGCCGAGCACTACGGCTTCGCGCTGTTGATGCCCGAGCAGCAGCGCGTCAACAACAGCAACACCTGCTTCAACTGGTTCAATCCGGAAGACACGGCGCGGGACAGCGGCGAGGCGTGCTCGATTCGCGAGATGATCGCGCATATGACCGAGACGCATCGCATCGATCCCCGCCGCATCTTCATCACGGGCCTGTCGGCCGGCGGCGGCATGACGTCGGTGATGCTCGCGACCTATCCCGAAGTCTTCGCGGCCGGTGCGGTCATCGCGGGACTTCCCTACGGCATCGCGACCAATCTGCGCGAGGCGCTCGACGGCATGTTTCATTCCCCGGAGCGGCCGGCGCGCGAACTTGGCGATCTGGTGCGGCGGGCCTCGGATCATCGCGGGCCCTGGCCCAGGATCTCGGTGTGGCACGGCAGCGCCGATCGCACCGTCAACCCCGGCAATGCCAACGAGATAGTCAAGCAATGGCTCGACCTGCACGATCTGCCTGAGGCGCCGATGGCGGAAACTGACATCGACGGCTATCCGCGCCAGGCCTGGTGGAACAAGGACGGCGAGACTCTCGTCGAGTCCTACGCCATCACCGATATGGCCCACGGCACGCCGCTCGGCCTTGCCGACAACGACCAGCGCTATGGCGTGGAAGGCGCGTTCCTGATCGAGGCCGGCATCTCCTCGTCCTATCACATCGCCAAATTCTTCGGCCTCACCGGCTGGATCCCCGACGCAGCGAAGAAGGCCGAGCCGACGCCGGCCCGCTCGTCCGCGCCGCATCTGGCCCGCTCGATTCGCGCCGCTGTCGCCGAAGAGCCGGCCGAGCCGAAGCGCGAGGAGGCCCGCGGCTTCGATCTCGGCCAGATCATCACGCGCGCGCTCACCGCCGCGGGATTGATGAAATAA
- a CDS encoding MFS transporter: MHQTVTKQIDTSRRWWVLAIVVAAQFMFGVDAFVVNVAIPTIAVELKASPAQIESVIAIYLIAYATLVVTGGRLGDIHGTRNVFLAGLLGFTLTSLWCGLAQSGAELIVARLTQGASAALMVPQVLATLHLLFTDGQRNRAFAIYGIVLGLAGAAGFVLGGLLVTIDLAGTGWRSVFFVNVPCGLVIAAAAWRIMPSVPHRAGTRLDIAGSVVLFAGLLCMTGPLLLGHDVGWAPWLCLVMAIGAVILLAFPKLEHAVARAGGMPLIDLSLLANAAFLRGLGAAFFFFCANLSFYLVMTLFMQRGLNIPPLAAGMAFIPLALAFVVASRHSGARARHRGTRVLIEGCALQIAGLAALALVAFSVDAPSALLLALTMIVFGYGQGLVMAPLSGAVLSTVKPVAAGSASGIYGTTAQIGNAAGVAAIGAVFFAAEAVQSARAGFLVSLALFVTLIMICAAFLAWMRRASARS, from the coding sequence ATGCATCAAACCGTCACAAAGCAGATCGATACGTCGCGTCGCTGGTGGGTGCTGGCGATCGTCGTGGCCGCCCAGTTCATGTTCGGCGTCGATGCTTTCGTGGTCAACGTCGCCATTCCGACCATCGCGGTCGAGTTGAAGGCATCGCCTGCGCAGATCGAATCCGTCATCGCGATCTACCTGATCGCCTATGCTACGCTGGTCGTCACCGGCGGCCGGCTTGGCGACATTCACGGCACCAGGAACGTGTTCCTGGCTGGCCTGCTCGGTTTCACCCTGACGTCGCTGTGGTGCGGACTGGCGCAATCCGGTGCGGAATTGATCGTCGCGCGGCTGACACAGGGTGCTTCCGCCGCGCTGATGGTGCCGCAGGTGCTGGCGACGCTGCATCTCCTGTTCACCGACGGACAGCGCAACCGCGCCTTCGCCATCTACGGCATCGTGCTGGGACTCGCGGGTGCCGCGGGCTTTGTGCTCGGCGGTCTCCTGGTCACGATCGATCTCGCCGGCACCGGCTGGCGCTCGGTATTCTTCGTCAATGTGCCGTGCGGTCTCGTCATCGCGGCTGCGGCCTGGCGCATCATGCCCTCGGTGCCGCATCGCGCCGGCACGCGGCTCGATATCGCGGGCAGCGTCGTCCTGTTCGCCGGATTGCTCTGCATGACCGGTCCGCTGCTGCTCGGTCACGATGTCGGCTGGGCGCCGTGGCTGTGTCTGGTGATGGCGATCGGCGCCGTGATTCTCCTGGCATTCCCGAAACTGGAGCATGCGGTCGCACGCGCCGGCGGCATGCCGCTGATCGATCTCTCGCTGCTGGCAAACGCCGCTTTCCTGCGCGGCCTTGGCGCGGCATTCTTTTTCTTCTGTGCCAATCTCTCGTTCTATCTGGTCATGACGTTGTTCATGCAGCGAGGGCTGAACATCCCGCCGCTCGCGGCCGGCATGGCCTTCATTCCGCTCGCGCTCGCTTTCGTCGTGGCCTCGCGCCATAGTGGTGCACGGGCGCGCCATCGCGGCACCAGGGTCTTGATCGAAGGTTGCGCGCTTCAGATTGCGGGCCTCGCGGCGCTTGCGCTTGTCGCGTTCTCTGTCGATGCGCCGTCCGCGCTCCTGCTCGCGCTCACCATGATCGTCTTCGGCTACGGTCAGGGGCTGGTGATGGCGCCGCTGTCCGGCGCGGTGCTCTCGACGGTGAAGCCTGTGGCCGCAGGTTCTGCCTCCGGCATTTACGGCACCACGGCGCAGATCGGAAATGCGGCCGGAGTGGCCGCAATCGGCGCCGTGTTTTTTGCCGCCGAAGCCGTGCAATCAGCGCGCGCAGGATTTCTCGTCTCGCTCGCGCTGTTCGTGACATTAATCATGATCTGCGCCGCATTCCTGGCGTGGATGCGCCGCGCATCTGCACGAAGTTGA